Part of the Flavobacterium alkalisoli genome is shown below.
ACACAGTGCAGAGTATGATAACTGGGCAGCAAAAAGATATCTGGCAATAGACCAGGGACCTATGGTAGTTATGATTGAAAACTACCGTTCAGGATTACTTTGGGAATTGTTTATGAATGCTCCTGAAGTTCAGCAGGGTTTAACAAAACTTGGATTCCATTCAGGTAAATACGGATTTTAATGAAGAGCTTACTTAAAACAGCTGTTGCCGCATTATTATTTAGCGTTCCTTCTTTTGCTCAGGCGGTAAAAGAAGGTTCGTTTAATGTTAAGATTCAGCAGGAAAAACAGTTGGATTATTTATTATACGAACCGGAAGATACTAAAGAGGAGAAACCGCTTATAATATTCCTTCACGGTTCGGGAGAAAGAGGTAATGACCTCGAAAAAGTAAAGGTTCACGGACCTTTAAAATACTTGAAAGACCATAAGCTGGATGCTTATGTGTTAGCACCACAGTGCCCAAGTGACCAGTATTGGGACTCAGAAGTACTGTATAAACTGATTCAAAAGGTTCAAAAGATAAACAATATAGACAGCAGCCGAATTTATCTTACCGGACTTAGCATGGGAGGCTGGGGAGCATGGAACCTGGCTTTTTCACATCCTGATATGTTTGCGGCACTTGTACCTATAGCCGGATTTGTAGACAGGGTACCTATGATAGAAAACTGTAAGATAAAAGATATACCAACACGCATTTTTCATGGTTTGCTGGATGATGTGGTAGATGTAAGTTATTCAATGGATATTTATAAAAAGCTTAAAACCTGCAGTAAGGATATAGAGCTTACCATTTTTGACGATGCTAACCACGATAGCTGGACAAGGGTTTACGATAACCCTGAAATTTATGAATGGATGTTAAAGCAGCAAAAGCAATAGCAGCTGATTAATGTTGAAAGGATTCAATTTACATTACAATAAAATGAAATACACTAAAACCGCACTATTTTTATTAGCTTTCTCGCTAAGTGTACACGCACAAAAAGGGAAAAACGACAAAAAAATTAAACCCCGTGAA
Proteins encoded:
- a CDS encoding carboxylesterase family protein, producing the protein MKSLLKTAVAALLFSVPSFAQAVKEGSFNVKIQQEKQLDYLLYEPEDTKEEKPLIIFLHGSGERGNDLEKVKVHGPLKYLKDHKLDAYVLAPQCPSDQYWDSEVLYKLIQKVQKINNIDSSRIYLTGLSMGGWGAWNLAFSHPDMFAALVPIAGFVDRVPMIENCKIKDIPTRIFHGLLDDVVDVSYSMDIYKKLKTCSKDIELTIFDDANHDSWTRVYDNPEIYEWMLKQQKQ